The following coding sequences lie in one Mycobacterium sp. Z3061 genomic window:
- a CDS encoding ABC transporter permease, whose protein sequence is MSTAAVVRSRFPRATANVNKYAGSVTRGLDETGQLAWFVLTSLGQIPHAIHYYRKETLRLIAQIGMGTGAMAVVGGTAAIVGFVTLSGSSLIAIQGFATLGNIGVEAFTGFFSALINVRIAAPVVTGISLAATVGAGATAELGAMRISEEIDALEVMGIKSISYLTSTRVVAGLVVIIPLYALAMIMAFLSPQVVTTLLYGQSSGTYEHYFRTFLRPDDVFWSFLEAIIIAGIVMVTHCYYGFNAGGGPVGVGEAVGRSMRFSLISVQVVVLSAALALYGVNPNFALTV, encoded by the coding sequence ATGTCGACAGCAGCGGTAGTCCGGTCGCGGTTCCCGCGGGCGACGGCCAACGTCAACAAGTACGCGGGTTCGGTGACCCGGGGTCTGGACGAGACCGGCCAGCTAGCCTGGTTCGTCCTGACCAGCCTGGGGCAGATCCCGCATGCGATTCATTACTACCGCAAGGAGACCCTGCGGCTGATCGCTCAGATCGGGATGGGCACCGGCGCAATGGCGGTCGTCGGCGGTACTGCCGCGATCGTCGGCTTTGTGACGTTGTCCGGCAGCTCGCTGATTGCCATCCAGGGCTTTGCCACGCTGGGCAACATCGGTGTCGAGGCCTTCACGGGGTTCTTCTCCGCGCTGATCAACGTGCGAATCGCCGCCCCCGTGGTCACTGGAATCTCGCTGGCAGCGACGGTCGGAGCCGGCGCCACGGCCGAGCTGGGTGCAATGCGGATCAGCGAGGAAATCGACGCGCTGGAAGTGATGGGAATCAAGTCCATTTCCTACCTGACCTCCACCCGTGTGGTCGCCGGGCTGGTGGTGATCATCCCGCTCTACGCGCTGGCGATGATTATGGCTTTTCTCTCCCCACAGGTCGTTACGACGCTGTTGTACGGACAGTCGAGCGGCACCTACGAACACTACTTCCGGACCTTCCTCCGCCCCGACGACGTGTTCTGGTCATTTCTGGAGGCGATCATCATCGCGGGAATCGTGATGGTGACCCACTGCTACTACGGGTTCAATGCCGGCGGCGGACCGGTTGGCGTCGGCGAGGCGGTCGGCCGATCGATGCGGTTTTCCCTGATCTCGGTTCAGGTGGTTGTTCTGTCCGCCGCGTTGGCGCTCTACGGCGTCAACCCCAACTTCGCATTGACGGTGTAG
- a CDS encoding virulence factor Mce family protein, which translates to MLGRIRRGTWQVLVLLVATLMLSSCGWKGISQVAIPGAPGSGSDAYTVYAQVPDTLAINGNSKVMVADVEVGSIRKIELKNWIATLTLGLKKDTKLPKNTILKIGQTSLLGSQHVELLSPENPSKELLRNGDTIPLKNSSAYPNIEQTLAVVSLILRGGGIPNLEVLQNEIYAIFHGRGDQIRGFLNRLDTFTRQLNEQRDDITHAIDSTNRLLSYVGNRNDVLERVLTDFPPLIKHFADTKNLLINAVDSVGRLSGAADQYLSEARGNLHTDLESLQCPLRELGRGSPYLIGALKLILTQPFDIDAVPKIFRGDYQNVSATLDVTYSAMDNAVLTGTGFSGALRALEQSFGRDPETMIPDVRYTSNPNDAPGGPLVERAERGQC; encoded by the coding sequence ATGCTGGGCAGGATCCGCCGCGGCACCTGGCAGGTGCTGGTGCTGCTGGTGGCCACCCTGATGCTGAGTTCCTGTGGCTGGAAAGGCATCTCGCAGGTCGCGATCCCGGGCGCACCCGGAAGTGGCAGCGACGCTTACACCGTCTACGCCCAGGTGCCGGACACGCTGGCGATCAACGGCAACAGCAAGGTGATGGTCGCCGACGTCGAGGTGGGTTCGATCCGCAAGATCGAGCTGAAGAACTGGATCGCCACCCTGACGCTGGGGCTGAAGAAGGACACCAAGCTCCCGAAGAACACCATCCTGAAGATCGGCCAGACCAGCTTGCTGGGGTCGCAGCACGTGGAGTTGCTGTCGCCGGAGAACCCGTCCAAGGAACTCTTGCGCAACGGCGACACCATCCCGCTGAAGAACTCGTCGGCCTATCCCAACATCGAGCAGACGCTGGCGGTCGTCTCGCTGATCCTGCGCGGTGGCGGCATCCCGAACCTGGAAGTGCTGCAGAACGAGATCTACGCGATCTTCCACGGGCGCGGCGACCAGATTCGCGGCTTCCTGAACCGGCTGGACACGTTCACCCGTCAGCTCAACGAGCAGCGCGATGACATCACCCATGCCATCGACTCGACGAACCGCCTGCTGAGCTACGTGGGTAACCGCAACGACGTGCTGGAGCGGGTGCTCACCGACTTCCCGCCGCTGATCAAGCATTTCGCGGACACCAAGAACCTGCTGATCAACGCGGTGGACTCGGTGGGCCGGCTGAGCGGTGCCGCCGACCAGTACCTGTCGGAAGCCCGCGGCAACCTGCACACCGACCTCGAGTCGCTGCAGTGCCCGCTGCGGGAACTCGGCCGCGGCTCGCCGTACCTGATCGGCGCGCTGAAGCTGATCCTGACGCAGCCGTTCGACATCGACGCGGTGCCGAAGATCTTCCGCGGCGACTACCAGAACGTGTCGGCGACGCTCGACGTGACCTACAGCGCCATGGACAACGCGGTGCTGACGGGTACCGGGTTCTCCGGAGCCCTGCGGGCCCTGGAGCAGTCCTTCGGGCGCGACCCGGAGACGATGATCCCCGACGTTCGCTACACGTCGAACCCGAACGACGCACCGGGCGGGCCGTTGGTTGAAAGGGCGGAGCGAGGCCAATGCTGA
- a CDS encoding MCE family protein, protein MTTPGKVNKVKNPPYKLIGISAVVVLLLVLTVVYIQFRGDFTEKAKLTMYSDRAGLVMDPGSKVTYNGVQIGRVDTIQEINRDGKPAAKFTLDIYPEFLGANGVVPENVDAQIKATTVFGGKYISLTTPKDDKGDIISRGHLRPNSVINASGVTTEINTLFQTLTSISEKVDPVKLNLTLSAAAQSLTGLGDRFGQSIVNGNAILDDVNPQMPQARRDIQQLAALGDVYANAAPDLIDFLNNSVPTARSINAQQKDLDQALLAAAGFGNTGADIFERGGPYLARGAADLVPTAQLLDTYSPELYCTLHNYHDIEPKAYQFLGGNGYSLNSHSQILSALGLMLNPVSLVPLLLSQVGGLAAGVIGGAPNPYTYPENLPRVNAHGGPGGAPGCWQQITRQLWPAPELVMDTGNSLAPYNHLEVGSPFVNEYVWGRQVGDNTINP, encoded by the coding sequence ATGACGACTCCGGGGAAGGTCAACAAGGTCAAGAACCCGCCGTACAAACTGATCGGCATCTCGGCCGTAGTTGTGCTGCTACTCGTGCTCACAGTCGTCTACATACAGTTTCGCGGTGATTTCACCGAGAAGGCGAAGCTGACGATGTACAGCGACCGAGCCGGGCTGGTGATGGATCCGGGCTCAAAGGTCACCTACAACGGGGTTCAGATCGGTCGGGTCGACACGATCCAGGAGATCAACCGGGACGGCAAGCCGGCCGCCAAGTTCACCTTGGATATCTATCCGGAATTCCTCGGCGCTAATGGGGTGGTTCCGGAGAACGTCGACGCGCAGATCAAAGCGACGACGGTGTTCGGCGGCAAGTACATATCGCTGACCACGCCCAAAGATGACAAAGGCGACATCATCTCGCGAGGTCATCTCCGGCCGAACAGCGTGATCAACGCCTCCGGCGTGACGACCGAGATCAACACCCTGTTCCAGACTCTGACCTCGATCTCGGAGAAGGTCGACCCGGTCAAGCTGAACCTGACACTGAGTGCCGCCGCGCAGTCCCTGACCGGACTGGGCGACCGCTTCGGCCAGTCGATCGTCAACGGCAACGCCATCCTCGACGACGTCAACCCGCAGATGCCGCAGGCCCGCCGCGACATCCAGCAGCTGGCCGCCCTCGGCGACGTGTACGCGAACGCCGCGCCGGACCTGATCGACTTCCTGAACAATTCGGTGCCGACAGCCCGCAGTATCAACGCCCAGCAGAAGGACCTGGACCAGGCGCTGCTGGCGGCCGCCGGGTTCGGCAACACCGGCGCGGACATCTTCGAGCGCGGCGGGCCGTACCTGGCCCGCGGAGCCGCCGACCTGGTGCCCACCGCGCAGTTGCTCGACACCTACAGCCCGGAGCTGTACTGCACGCTGCACAACTACCACGACATCGAGCCCAAGGCCTACCAGTTCCTGGGTGGCAACGGCTATTCGCTGAACAGCCACTCCCAGATCCTGTCCGCCCTGGGCCTGATGCTTAACCCCGTATCGCTGGTTCCGCTACTGCTCTCGCAGGTCGGCGGGCTGGCTGCCGGAGTGATCGGTGGCGCGCCGAACCCCTACACCTACCCGGAGAACCTGCCGCGGGTGAACGCCCACGGTGGACCGGGCGGGGCACCGGGTTGCTGGCAGCAGATCACCCGGCAACTGTGGCCGGCGCCGGAACTGGTGATGGACACCGGCAACAGCCTTGCGCCTTATAACCACTTGGAGGTCGGGTCGCCCTTTGTGAACGAGTACGTCTGGGGCCGTCAGGTAGGGGATAACACGATCAACCCATGA
- a CDS encoding MlaD family protein, producing the protein MLTPFIKRQLWLFLTLTVVALSVLGIYYLQIPTLVGIGRYELTANLPASGGLYPTANVTYRGITIGKVTEVEPTPSGAKATLSIDSRYKIPIDATANVHSVSAVGEQYLDLVSTGDPGKFFASGQTITKGTVPSEIGPALDTANRGLAVLPKEKIPKLLDETALAVGGLGPALQRLVDATQAIVGDFHTQINDVNDIIQNSGPILQSQVDSGSAIERWARNLNTLAAQSAQEDQHLRSVLTQAAPTADQVNEVFTDVRDSLPQTLANLEVVFDLLKRYHKGLEQVLVFLPQGASIAQTVAAPFPNMAALDLALAINQPPPCLTGFIPAEQWRSFADTSMQPLPVGTYCKIPMDTPANSVRGSRNIPCVDVPGKRAATPRECRSTKPYEPAGTNPWYGDPNQLLTCPAPAARCDQPVKPGLVVPAPSVNNGLNPAPADRLPPGGTPPPISDPLTRPGTGAVQCNGQQPNPCVYTPGGPPSAVYSPQSGELVGPDGVKYSVANSMKTGDDGWKEMLAPAG; encoded by the coding sequence ATGCTGACACCCTTCATCAAGCGCCAGCTGTGGCTGTTCCTGACACTGACAGTGGTCGCGCTGTCCGTGCTGGGCATCTACTACCTGCAGATTCCGACGCTGGTCGGGATCGGGCGCTACGAGCTGACCGCGAACCTGCCCGCCTCGGGTGGTTTGTACCCGACCGCCAACGTGACCTACCGCGGCATCACGATCGGCAAGGTCACCGAGGTGGAGCCGACCCCGTCGGGTGCGAAGGCGACGCTGAGCATCGACAGCCGCTACAAGATCCCGATCGATGCCACCGCGAACGTGCACTCGGTGTCGGCGGTCGGTGAGCAGTATCTGGACCTGGTCTCCACGGGTGACCCCGGAAAGTTCTTCGCCTCCGGCCAGACCATCACCAAGGGCACCGTGCCCAGCGAGATCGGGCCGGCGTTGGACACCGCCAACCGTGGCCTGGCGGTGTTGCCGAAGGAGAAGATCCCGAAGCTGCTCGACGAGACGGCGCTGGCGGTCGGTGGACTGGGACCGGCCCTGCAACGGCTGGTGGACGCGACGCAGGCGATCGTGGGCGACTTCCACACCCAGATCAACGACGTCAACGACATCATCCAGAACTCCGGACCGATCCTGCAGAGCCAGGTCGACTCGGGCAGCGCGATCGAGCGCTGGGCGCGCAACCTGAACACGCTGGCAGCTCAGAGCGCCCAGGAGGACCAGCACCTGCGCAGCGTGCTGACCCAGGCCGCTCCGACGGCGGACCAGGTGAATGAGGTGTTCACCGACGTCCGTGACTCGCTGCCGCAGACGCTGGCCAACCTCGAGGTCGTGTTCGACCTGCTGAAGCGGTACCACAAGGGCCTCGAGCAGGTCCTGGTGTTCCTGCCTCAGGGCGCTTCGATCGCACAGACGGTGGCCGCGCCGTTCCCGAACATGGCGGCCCTGGACCTCGCGCTGGCGATCAACCAGCCTCCCCCCTGCCTGACCGGCTTCATTCCGGCCGAGCAGTGGCGGTCGTTCGCCGACACCAGCATGCAGCCGCTGCCGGTCGGGACGTACTGCAAGATCCCGATGGACACCCCGGCCAACAGCGTGCGTGGATCGCGCAACATTCCCTGTGTCGACGTGCCCGGCAAGCGGGCCGCCACGCCGCGCGAATGCCGCAGCACCAAGCCGTATGAGCCGGCGGGTACCAACCCCTGGTACGGCGACCCGAACCAGCTGCTGACCTGCCCGGCGCCCGCCGCGCGGTGTGACCAGCCGGTCAAGCCGGGTCTGGTGGTACCCGCGCCGTCGGTCAACAACGGGTTGAACCCGGCCCCGGCCGACCGGCTCCCGCCGGGCGGCACTCCACCCCCGATCAGCGACCCGCTGACCCGTCCCGGCACCGGCGCGGTGCAGTGCAACGGACAGCAGCCCAACCCCTGCGTCTACACTCCGGGCGGGCCCCCCTCTGCGGTCTACAGTCCGCAGAGTGGCGAGCTGGTAGGGCCCGACGGGGTCAAATACTCCGTCGCAAACTCGATGAAAACAGGAGACGACGGATGGAAGGAGATGCTGGCACCAGCCGGCTGA
- a CDS encoding ABC transporter permease has translation MTTSTRPHLVGFLRDRFESPLTLIGGFFRMCVLTGRALFRRPFQWGELVLQCWFIMRVALLPTIMVSIPLTVLLIFTLNVLLSQFGAADLSGAGAAIAAVTQLGPLTTVLVVAGAGSTAICADLGARTVREEIDAMEVLGIDPIHRLVVPRVIAATVVATLLNALVITVGLVGGYLFGVYLQNVSGGAYLATLTTITGLPEVIIAMIKAATFGLIAGLVGCYRGLTVRGGSKGLGTAVNETVVLCVVALYAVNVILTTIGVRFGTGH, from the coding sequence GTGACGACATCCACTCGACCGCATCTGGTCGGATTCCTGCGCGATCGATTCGAGTCGCCACTGACTCTGATCGGCGGGTTCTTCCGGATGTGCGTGTTGACCGGCCGGGCCTTGTTCCGGCGGCCGTTTCAGTGGGGCGAGTTGGTCCTGCAGTGCTGGTTCATCATGCGGGTGGCGTTGCTGCCCACGATCATGGTGTCGATCCCGCTGACGGTGCTGCTTATTTTCACACTCAACGTGCTGCTTTCGCAGTTCGGCGCCGCCGACCTATCGGGTGCGGGAGCGGCCATTGCGGCGGTCACCCAGCTCGGTCCCTTGACCACAGTGCTGGTGGTGGCCGGCGCCGGTTCGACAGCGATCTGCGCCGATCTGGGCGCCCGCACCGTCCGTGAAGAGATCGACGCGATGGAAGTGCTCGGCATCGACCCGATCCACCGGCTGGTGGTGCCCCGGGTGATCGCGGCGACCGTGGTCGCGACGCTGCTCAACGCCCTGGTGATCACGGTGGGACTGGTTGGTGGCTACCTGTTCGGGGTGTATCTGCAGAACGTTTCCGGTGGGGCGTACCTGGCGACGCTGACCACGATCACCGGTCTGCCCGAGGTGATCATCGCGATGATCAAGGCGGCGACGTTCGGGTTGATCGCCGGGTTAGTCGGTTGCTACCGCGGGTTGACGGTGCGCGGTGGTTCCAAGGGGCTGGGCACGGCGGTCAACGAGACCGTGGTGCTGTGCGTGGTGGCCTTGTATGCGGTGAACGTCATATTGACCACGATCGGCGTTCGATTCGGGACGGGGCACTAA
- a CDS encoding virulence factor Mce family protein, whose translation MSTIFDIRNIRLPRMSRATVIIGTLIVVLALVAAFVGWQLYKKLTNNYVTAYFSAANALYAGDKVQIMGLKVGLIDKIEPAGDKMKVTFHYENQYKVPANASAVILNPTLVASRAIQLEPPYKGGPVLANNAVIPMERTQVPVEWDELRNSITNIISKLGPTEAQPTGPFGEVINSFANGLEGKGKQLNTTLDSLSRALTALNEGRGDFFAVVKSLALFVNALHQDDKQFVALNQNLADVTGRLASSDQALASALRQLDSLLTTVRPFLDKNREVLTHDVNNLATVTNTLLQPEPLNGLETALHVLPTAAANVNQIYHPAHGSVVAVPEITSFANPMQFICSSVQAGSRLGYQESAELCAQYLAPVLDAIKFNYFPFGLNAFNTAEILPKHVAYSEPRLQPPPGYKDTTVPGIWVPDTPTSHKNTQQGWIVAPGMQGQQVGPITAGLMTPESLAELMGGPDIQPVQSTLQTPPGPPNAYDEYPVLPPVGLQAQVPVPPPPPGPGVIPGPVAPVPGYPGPAAAVGAPLPAEVGGGQ comes from the coding sequence TTGAGCACCATCTTTGATATCCGCAACATCCGGCTGCCGAGGATGTCCCGGGCCACGGTCATCATCGGGACGCTGATCGTGGTGCTGGCTCTCGTCGCCGCGTTCGTCGGCTGGCAGCTGTACAAGAAGCTGACGAACAATTACGTCACCGCGTATTTCTCGGCCGCCAACGCCCTCTACGCCGGAGACAAGGTCCAGATCATGGGCCTCAAGGTGGGCTTGATCGACAAGATCGAACCGGCCGGCGACAAGATGAAGGTCACCTTCCACTACGAGAACCAGTACAAGGTCCCGGCCAACGCCTCCGCGGTGATCCTCAACCCGACCCTGGTGGCATCCCGGGCCATTCAACTCGAGCCGCCGTACAAGGGCGGCCCGGTGCTGGCCAACAATGCGGTCATCCCGATGGAGCGCACCCAGGTGCCGGTCGAGTGGGACGAGCTGCGTAACAGCATCACCAACATCATCTCGAAGCTCGGTCCTACCGAAGCGCAGCCGACCGGGCCGTTCGGTGAGGTGATCAACTCGTTCGCCAACGGCCTGGAGGGCAAGGGCAAGCAGCTCAACACCACGCTGGACAGCCTGTCGCGGGCGCTGACGGCGCTCAACGAAGGTCGCGGCGACTTCTTCGCGGTGGTCAAGAGCCTGGCGCTGTTCGTCAACGCGCTGCACCAGGACGACAAGCAGTTCGTCGCGCTCAACCAGAACCTCGCGGACGTCACGGGCCGGCTCGCCAGCTCGGACCAGGCGCTGGCCAGCGCGCTGCGGCAGCTCGACAGCCTGCTCACCACGGTGAGGCCGTTCCTGGACAAGAACCGCGAGGTGCTGACCCACGACGTCAACAACCTGGCGACGGTGACCAATACGTTGCTGCAGCCAGAGCCGTTGAACGGGCTGGAGACGGCGTTGCACGTGCTGCCGACGGCGGCCGCCAACGTCAACCAGATCTACCACCCGGCTCACGGTTCGGTGGTCGCCGTTCCGGAGATCACCAGCTTCGCCAACCCGATGCAGTTCATCTGCAGCTCGGTGCAGGCCGGCAGCCGACTGGGATACCAGGAATCCGCTGAACTGTGCGCTCAGTACCTGGCGCCGGTGCTGGACGCGATCAAGTTCAACTACTTCCCGTTTGGGTTGAACGCGTTCAACACCGCAGAGATCCTGCCGAAGCACGTCGCGTATTCCGAGCCGCGGTTGCAGCCGCCGCCGGGATACAAGGACACGACCGTGCCCGGCATCTGGGTGCCGGACACCCCGACGTCGCACAAGAACACCCAGCAGGGCTGGATCGTGGCGCCGGGCATGCAGGGTCAGCAGGTCGGTCCGATCACCGCAGGTCTGATGACCCCCGAGTCGCTGGCCGAACTGATGGGTGGACCCGACATTCAGCCGGTTCAGTCCACCCTGCAGACTCCGCCGGGACCGCCCAACGCGTACGACGAGTACCCGGTGCTGCCGCCCGTCGGCCTGCAGGCGCAGGTACCGGTGCCGCCACCGCCGCCTGGACCCGGGGTGATCCCGGGACCGGTCGCTCCGGTGCCCGGTTACCCGGGTCCGGCCGCCGCGGTCGGCGCACCGCTGCCAGCTGAGGTAGGAGGGGGTCAGTGA
- a CDS encoding MCE family protein yields MRTLEPPNRLKIGLMGILVTLLVIGVGQSFTSVPMLMAKPSYYGQFTDTGGLNKGDKVRIAGMDVGKVEAISIDGDHILMKFSIGTESIGTESRLNIRTDTLLGKKVLEIEARGNQPLRPNGTLPLGQSTTPYQIYDAFLDVTKAATGWDIDTVKKSLHVLSETIDQTYPQLSPALDGVAKFSDTIGKRDEEIKHLLAQANQVASVLGDRSQQVDRLLVNAKTLLAAFNERGRAIDALLGNVAAFSTQVQGLINDNPNLNHVLEQLRTVSDLLVERKDDLANGLLMVGGFLPSLNESIASGPFFKVVIHNLVPGQIIQPFIDAAFKKRGLSPEDFWRSAGLPAYRFPDPNGTRFPNGAPPPGPLVLEGTPEHPGPAVPPGSPCSYTPAADGIPSPANPLPCAGTAIGPFGGPGFPAPLDVQVSPPNPNGVQDVPGIPIAGRPGEPAPNAPGTPVPLPPNAPPGARTEPLGPAGPVAPPSTFAPGLPPGPPAPPGPGNQLPAPFINPGGSGGSGAAGGSQN; encoded by the coding sequence ATGAGAACGCTGGAACCGCCCAACCGCCTCAAGATCGGACTCATGGGCATCCTGGTGACGCTGCTGGTCATCGGGGTGGGTCAGAGCTTCACCAGTGTCCCGATGTTGATGGCCAAGCCCAGCTACTACGGGCAGTTCACCGACACCGGTGGCCTCAACAAGGGTGACAAGGTCCGCATCGCGGGCATGGATGTCGGCAAGGTCGAGGCCATCAGCATCGACGGCGACCACATCCTGATGAAGTTCTCCATCGGCACCGAAAGCATCGGCACCGAGAGCCGGCTGAATATCCGCACCGACACGCTGCTGGGCAAGAAGGTCCTCGAGATCGAGGCCCGCGGAAACCAGCCGCTGCGGCCGAACGGCACCTTGCCGCTGGGCCAGAGCACCACGCCGTACCAGATCTACGACGCGTTCCTCGACGTCACCAAGGCGGCCACCGGCTGGGACATCGACACGGTCAAGAAGTCGCTGCACGTGCTGTCGGAGACGATCGACCAGACCTACCCGCAGCTGAGCCCCGCACTCGATGGCGTGGCGAAGTTCTCCGACACCATCGGCAAGCGCGACGAGGAGATCAAGCATCTGCTGGCCCAGGCCAACCAGGTGGCCAGCGTGCTGGGTGACCGCAGCCAGCAGGTGGACCGGTTGCTGGTCAACGCCAAGACGCTGTTGGCTGCCTTCAACGAGCGCGGCCGCGCCATCGACGCACTGCTGGGCAACGTCGCCGCCTTCTCGACGCAGGTCCAGGGCCTCATCAATGACAACCCCAACCTGAACCACGTGCTCGAGCAGCTGCGTACCGTCAGCGACCTGCTGGTCGAGCGCAAGGACGACCTGGCCAACGGCCTGCTGATGGTCGGCGGGTTCCTGCCGTCGCTCAACGAGTCGATCGCCTCCGGACCGTTCTTCAAGGTGGTCATCCACAACCTGGTCCCCGGGCAGATCATCCAGCCTTTCATCGATGCCGCGTTCAAGAAGCGCGGTCTGAGCCCCGAGGACTTCTGGCGTAGCGCCGGGCTGCCGGCCTACCGGTTCCCGGACCCCAACGGCACCCGGTTCCCCAACGGCGCCCCGCCGCCGGGACCGCTGGTCCTGGAAGGCACCCCGGAGCACCCGGGTCCGGCCGTGCCCCCCGGCTCGCCGTGCTCGTACACCCCGGCCGCCGACGGCATCCCCAGCCCGGCCAACCCGTTGCCGTGTGCGGGTACCGCGATCGGTCCCTTCGGTGGTCCGGGTTTCCCGGCGCCGCTGGACGTTCAGGTGTCACCGCCGAACCCGAACGGGGTGCAGGACGTGCCGGGTATCCCGATCGCCGGACGGCCGGGTGAGCCGGCCCCGAACGCACCGGGTACGCCGGTTCCGTTGCCGCCCAACGCCCCGCCGGGGGCTCGCACCGAGCCGCTGGGACCGGCTGGGCCGGTGGCGCCACCATCGACATTCGCACCGGGGCTCCCCCCGGGTCCGCCGGCCCCGCCGGGGCCGGGGAACCAGTTACCGGCACCGTTCATCAACCCGGGTGGTTCGGGCGGTAGCGGCGCAGCGGGAGGTAGCCAGAATTGA
- a CDS encoding virulence factor Mce family protein — protein MKITGTLVKLSVFAVVLLMFSIMIIIVFGQIRFDRTNSYSAEFSNVSGLRAGQFVRASGVEIGKVKDLQLIDGGKRVRVNFDVDRSIPLYQSTTASIRYLDLIGNRYLELKRGEGDGQDKVMQPGGFIPMARTTPALDLDALIGGFKPIFRALNPDKVNTIASALITVFQGQGGTINDILQQTAQVTSQLGERDQAIGEVVTNLNKVLDTTVRHRKDFDQTVNNLEVLITGLKDHGDSLAGGTANISNAAGTVADLLSEDRALLHKAINYLDTVQQPLIDQREQLSDFLHKVPSALNSIGRAIGSYGDFVNFYSCDISLRINGLQAGGPVRTVRLFHQPTGRCAPQ, from the coding sequence ATGAAAATCACCGGAACTCTCGTCAAGCTCAGCGTCTTCGCTGTGGTGCTGCTGATGTTCAGCATCATGATCATCATCGTGTTCGGTCAGATCCGCTTCGACCGGACCAACTCCTACTCCGCCGAGTTCAGCAATGTCAGCGGGTTGCGCGCCGGCCAGTTCGTGCGCGCATCCGGAGTGGAGATCGGCAAGGTCAAGGACCTGCAACTGATCGACGGCGGCAAGCGGGTGCGGGTCAACTTCGACGTTGACCGCTCGATTCCGCTGTACCAGTCCACGACCGCGTCGATCCGCTACCTCGACCTGATCGGCAACCGCTACCTGGAGCTCAAGCGCGGTGAGGGCGACGGTCAGGACAAGGTCATGCAGCCGGGCGGATTCATCCCGATGGCGCGCACCACGCCTGCGCTGGACCTCGACGCACTGATCGGTGGCTTCAAGCCGATCTTCCGGGCGTTGAACCCGGACAAGGTCAATACCATCGCCTCGGCGCTGATCACCGTGTTCCAGGGCCAAGGGGGCACGATCAACGACATCCTGCAGCAAACCGCGCAGGTCACCTCGCAGTTGGGCGAGCGGGACCAGGCGATCGGCGAGGTGGTCACGAACCTCAACAAGGTGCTGGACACCACCGTCCGTCACCGCAAGGACTTCGATCAGACCGTCAACAACCTGGAGGTGCTCATCACCGGGTTGAAGGACCACGGCGATTCCCTGGCCGGCGGGACGGCGAACATCAGTAACGCCGCCGGCACGGTGGCCGACCTGCTGAGCGAGGACCGGGCGCTGCTGCACAAGGCGATCAACTACCTCGACACCGTCCAGCAGCCGTTGATCGACCAGCGGGAGCAGCTCAGCGACTTCCTGCACAAGGTGCCCTCCGCGCTGAACTCGATCGGCCGCGCCATCGGCTCCTACGGCGACTTCGTGAACTTCTACTCCTGCGACATCAGCCTCCGGATCAACGGTCTGCAGGCTGGTGGGCCGGTTCGCACCGTCCGCCTCTTCCACCAGCCGACCGGGAGGTGCGCGCCGCAATGA
- a CDS encoding Mce protein has product MEGDAGTSRLNPINEDDSQGTDVLTEDSQESEAGADPTDAEVTDEDSQESEAGADPSSLETAGEPAVERGKSRVGRAWVVGIAAVLLIMAGAIAGGGYYALRSHQDIAALQRNDAAALSVAKDCVAATQAPDISSMAASEQKIVDCGTDQYRTQALLYSSMLVQAYQAANVHLKVSDMRAAVERNNPDGSVDVLIALRINVSNDQQQNQETGYRLRVRMAPTEGTYKISKLDQVTK; this is encoded by the coding sequence ATGGAAGGAGATGCTGGCACCAGCCGGCTGAACCCCATCAACGAGGACGATTCGCAGGGCACGGATGTCCTGACCGAGGATTCGCAGGAATCCGAGGCCGGAGCCGACCCGACTGACGCCGAGGTGACGGACGAGGATTCCCAGGAATCCGAGGCCGGAGCCGACCCTTCCAGCCTCGAGACCGCAGGAGAACCTGCCGTCGAGCGGGGTAAATCCCGGGTGGGCCGGGCCTGGGTGGTCGGGATCGCGGCAGTCCTGCTGATCATGGCCGGCGCCATCGCGGGCGGTGGCTATTACGCCTTGCGGTCCCACCAGGACATCGCGGCGTTGCAGCGCAACGACGCTGCGGCACTGAGCGTCGCCAAGGATTGCGTCGCCGCGACGCAGGCGCCGGACATCAGCAGCATGGCGGCCAGTGAACAGAAGATCGTCGACTGCGGCACCGACCAGTACCGCACCCAGGCACTGCTCTACAGCAGCATGCTGGTGCAGGCGTACCAGGCTGCCAATGTGCACCTGAAGGTGTCCGACATGCGGGCGGCCGTCGAGCGCAACAATCCCGACGGCTCGGTCGACGTCCTCATCGCCCTGCGCATCAACGTCTCCAACGACCAGCAGCAGAACCAGGAGACCGGTTACCGCCTGCGGGTACGGATGGCGCCGACCGAGGGGACCTACAAGATCTCCAAGCTCGACCAGGTGACGAAGTGA